A window of the Microvirga terrae genome harbors these coding sequences:
- a CDS encoding DsbA family oxidoreductase has product MTQHLKIDFVSDVACPWCVIGLRGLEQALADAADAVEADITFQPFELNPGMSATGQNLVEHIMEKYGSTAEQSAASRAMIRSRGAEVGFTFNMTEESRIYNTFDAHRLLHWAGIVGRQRELKLSLFKTNFTDGANLSDHGVLVDAAVAAGLNGDEAREILASGRYAEQVRGAEREWSARGIRSVPAIVINGTWLISGGQPAGAFEQALRGIAAELEQASAGA; this is encoded by the coding sequence ATGACCCAGCACCTGAAGATCGACTTCGTCTCCGACGTGGCCTGCCCGTGGTGCGTCATCGGCCTGCGGGGGCTCGAGCAGGCGCTCGCCGATGCCGCGGACGCGGTGGAGGCCGACATCACCTTTCAGCCGTTCGAGCTCAATCCGGGAATGTCCGCAACGGGGCAGAATCTTGTCGAACATATCATGGAGAAGTACGGGTCCACGGCGGAGCAGTCGGCCGCCAGTCGCGCGATGATCCGATCGCGCGGCGCCGAGGTTGGCTTCACGTTCAACATGACGGAGGAGAGCCGGATCTACAATACGTTCGATGCCCACCGGCTGCTCCACTGGGCGGGGATCGTCGGACGCCAGCGGGAGCTGAAGCTCTCGCTGTTCAAGACGAACTTCACCGATGGCGCAAACCTATCCGACCATGGAGTGCTCGTGGATGCTGCGGTCGCGGCCGGCCTCAATGGGGATGAGGCGCGCGAGATCCTGGCGTCGGGACGCTATGCGGAGCAGGTCCGCGGTGCCGAGCGGGAGTGGAGTGCCCGCGGCATCCGCTCGGTCCCGGCCATCGTGATCAACGGAACCTGGCTGATCTCGGGCGGCCAGCCGGCCGGTGCCTTCGAGCAGGCGCTGCGCGGCATCGCCGCCGAACTTGAGCAAGCCTCGGCCGGCGCATGA
- a CDS encoding aldo/keto reductase, producing MKKRSFGRTGQQVGEVGFGAWAIGGSWGNVSEHDAEAALHAALDAGVTFIDTADVYGGGRSERLIARVLKQRHQDDVIVATKAGRQLNPHVAGAYTADALTRFVEGSLERLQTDALDLVQLHCPPTDVYYRPEVFEALDRLVQAGKIRHYGVSVEKVEEAIKALEYPIASVQIIYNLFRQRPAELFFRLAQERQVAVIARVPLASGLLTGKLSDSSQFAADDHRAFNRHGEAFDVGETFSGVPFEVGLKAVEELRSVAGTLPMAQFALRWILMSEAVTVVIPGARNPDQAVSNARAAELPALTADQMDAARSIYDRLIRPHVHQRW from the coding sequence ATGAAGAAGCGCTCATTCGGCAGAACAGGTCAGCAGGTCGGGGAGGTCGGCTTCGGCGCTTGGGCCATCGGCGGCAGCTGGGGCAACGTCTCCGAGCACGACGCCGAAGCCGCCCTCCATGCGGCCCTTGATGCCGGCGTCACCTTCATTGACACGGCTGACGTCTATGGCGGCGGTCGCTCCGAACGATTGATCGCTCGCGTCCTGAAGCAAAGACACCAGGATGACGTGATCGTCGCGACGAAGGCCGGTCGTCAGCTGAACCCTCATGTGGCGGGCGCCTATACGGCCGACGCGCTGACGCGCTTTGTCGAAGGCTCGCTGGAACGGTTGCAGACCGATGCGCTCGACCTGGTGCAGCTCCATTGCCCGCCCACGGACGTCTACTACCGTCCTGAGGTGTTCGAGGCCCTCGACCGGTTGGTCCAAGCAGGCAAGATCAGACACTACGGCGTGAGCGTCGAAAAGGTCGAGGAGGCCATCAAAGCTCTCGAATACCCGATCGCGAGCGTGCAGATCATCTACAACCTCTTCCGTCAGCGTCCGGCCGAACTGTTCTTCCGCCTGGCTCAGGAGCGCCAGGTGGCGGTGATCGCCCGGGTGCCGCTCGCCAGCGGCCTGTTGACCGGCAAGTTGAGCGACAGCAGTCAGTTTGCTGCCGATGATCATCGGGCCTTCAACCGGCACGGAGAGGCGTTCGACGTCGGCGAGACGTTCTCGGGCGTCCCGTTCGAGGTGGGCCTGAAGGCCGTCGAGGAGTTGCGGTCGGTGGCCGGCACCCTGCCGATGGCGCAGTTCGCGCTTCGATGGATCCTGATGAGCGAAGCCGTGACGGTCGTCATTCCAGGGGCGCGCAATCCGGACCAGGCGGTCTCGAATGCGCGGGCGGCTGAGCTGCCTGCATTGACGGCAGACCAGATGGATGCCGCCCGGAGCATCTACGACCGTCTGATCCGCCCGCATGTGCATCAGCGCTGGTGA
- a CDS encoding IlvD/Edd family dehydratase, which translates to MTNNPKPSAFGLRRNLTSYGDPGFSLFLRKAFIKAAGFSDDALERPIVGITNTFSDFNPCHGNVPRLIEAVKRGVMLAGGLPMEFPTISIHESFASPTSMFLRNLMAMDTEEMIRAQPMDAVVLIGGCDKTVPAQLMAAASADVPAIQLITGPMLVGYHKGEMLGACTDCRRLWGQHRAGAMDQDEVEVVSGRLAPTQGTCMVMGTASTMGCLVEALGIALPGTGSIPATHADRIRAAEASGRQAVSLAEGGIRPSELLTEAAFRNAMVVLQAIGGSTNGLIHLAAVARRRGLKIDLEEFDRIGRDVPVLVDLKPSGAKYMEHFHWAGGVPRLLQELRDHLDLDAVTVTGETIGSIADHAENVPGQTIIRSRDNPLKGTGAMAVLRGNLAPLGAVIKHSAASPELLQHTGRAVVFESVEDLVARIDDPELDVSADDVLVLRNAGPKGAPGMPEAGYLPIPKKLAQAGVTDMVRISDARMSGTAFGTIVLHVAPESATGGPLGLVRSGDLIRLDVSERRLELLVDEVELGRRAQEWRPPHHLFEEKRGYWGLYLRSVLQADEGCDFDFC; encoded by the coding sequence ATGACCAATAATCCCAAGCCTTCCGCTTTCGGCCTGCGACGCAATCTCACCAGTTATGGCGACCCCGGCTTCTCCTTGTTCCTGCGCAAGGCTTTCATCAAAGCGGCCGGCTTCTCCGACGATGCTCTGGAACGCCCCATCGTTGGAATTACCAATACCTTCAGTGACTTCAATCCCTGCCACGGCAACGTGCCCCGCCTGATCGAGGCTGTGAAACGGGGCGTCATGCTGGCCGGCGGACTGCCGATGGAGTTCCCCACGATCTCCATCCACGAATCCTTCGCCAGCCCGACCAGCATGTTCCTGCGCAACCTCATGGCCATGGACACGGAGGAGATGATCCGCGCTCAGCCGATGGATGCGGTGGTGCTGATCGGAGGCTGCGACAAGACCGTGCCGGCGCAGCTCATGGCGGCTGCGAGCGCCGATGTTCCGGCGATCCAACTGATCACGGGCCCGATGCTGGTCGGCTACCACAAGGGCGAGATGCTGGGGGCTTGCACCGATTGCCGCCGCCTTTGGGGGCAGCACCGGGCCGGGGCTATGGACCAGGACGAGGTCGAGGTCGTCAGCGGCCGTCTGGCCCCGACCCAAGGCACGTGCATGGTCATGGGTACCGCAAGCACCATGGGCTGTCTCGTCGAGGCGCTCGGCATCGCCCTGCCGGGAACCGGCTCGATACCGGCCACGCATGCCGATCGGATCCGGGCCGCCGAGGCGAGCGGCCGCCAGGCTGTTTCATTGGCAGAGGGCGGGATCCGCCCCAGCGAGCTACTGACCGAGGCGGCTTTCCGCAATGCCATGGTGGTGTTGCAGGCCATCGGCGGTTCGACGAACGGCCTCATCCATCTGGCCGCGGTCGCGCGTCGGCGCGGCCTGAAAATCGACTTGGAAGAGTTCGATCGCATAGGGCGCGACGTTCCTGTCCTCGTGGACCTGAAACCCTCGGGGGCCAAGTACATGGAGCACTTCCACTGGGCCGGCGGCGTTCCCCGCCTGCTGCAGGAACTGCGCGATCACCTTGATCTGGACGCCGTTACGGTCACGGGCGAGACCATCGGGTCCATTGCCGATCATGCCGAGAACGTGCCTGGGCAGACGATCATCCGGAGCCGGGACAATCCTCTCAAAGGGACAGGTGCCATGGCCGTCCTGCGCGGCAATCTTGCTCCCCTCGGGGCGGTGATCAAGCACTCGGCGGCCTCGCCCGAGCTCCTGCAGCATACCGGCCGCGCGGTCGTGTTCGAGTCTGTCGAGGATCTCGTCGCCCGCATCGACGATCCGGAGCTCGACGTGTCGGCGGACGACGTTCTCGTCCTGCGCAATGCCGGCCCGAAAGGCGCCCCCGGAATGCCCGAGGCCGGCTATCTGCCGATCCCGAAGAAGCTCGCCCAGGCGGGCGTGACGGACATGGTCCGGATCTCGGACGCGCGCATGAGCGGCACCGCCTTCGGGACGATCGTGCTCCACGTCGCTCCCGAATCCGCGACCGGCGGCCCCTTGGGGCTCGTGCGCAGCGGAGACCTGATCCGGCTGGATGTGTCCGAGCGGCGTCTCGAGCTTCTTGTAGACGAAGTCGAACTCGGGCGCCGCGCCCAGGAATGGCGGCCGCCGCACCACCTGTTCGAGGAGAAGCGAGGATACTGGGGCCTCTATCTCAGGAGCGTGTTGCAGGCCGACGAGGGCTGCGACTTCGATTTCTGCTGA
- a CDS encoding GntR family transcriptional regulator: MDGGERQASTDRVRLVANALEEDIVLGWLQPRERLIEEDIAARFDVKRHVVREAIAELERMGLVERVQNKGATVRMMSPTDVRQIYFVREALETLAAREIPLPPRPETIARLIEIHGQHSAAVENGDARAAFRANMAFHTALFEACGNPHLIEAIRTLAQKAHGVRSYTAANPMLLARARDDHQAMIEALEASDRERLIQLCQDHLRPAREAYIASVEQRFGKAG; this comes from the coding sequence ATGGATGGCGGGGAACGTCAGGCTTCGACCGATCGTGTGAGACTGGTAGCCAATGCCCTTGAGGAGGACATCGTCCTGGGATGGCTGCAGCCGCGGGAGAGACTGATCGAGGAAGACATCGCAGCTCGTTTCGACGTCAAGCGGCATGTGGTGCGCGAGGCGATTGCCGAACTCGAACGCATGGGGCTGGTCGAGCGCGTTCAGAACAAGGGCGCGACGGTGCGCATGATGAGCCCGACGGATGTCCGCCAGATCTATTTCGTCCGGGAGGCTTTGGAGACCCTGGCGGCGCGAGAAATCCCGCTGCCGCCCCGACCGGAGACGATTGCGAGGCTGATCGAAATCCATGGGCAGCATTCGGCTGCAGTCGAGAATGGCGATGCCCGGGCCGCGTTCAGGGCGAACATGGCGTTCCACACTGCGCTTTTCGAAGCCTGTGGCAATCCGCACCTCATCGAAGCGATCCGCACCCTCGCGCAGAAGGCTCACGGAGTTCGCTCCTATACGGCGGCAAATCCCATGCTCCTCGCCAGGGCGAGGGACGACCATCAAGCGATGATCGAGGCACTGGAAGCCTCCGATCGGGAGAGGCTGATTCAGCTTTGCCAGGATCACCTCAGACCGGCTCGGGAGGCCTACATCGCCTCCGTGGAGCAACGCTTCGGCAAGGCTGGCTGA
- a CDS encoding HpcH/HpaI aldolase family protein: MDLQRNAFKTALKAEKLQIGLWSSLCSNIVAEIIAQSGFDWILLDMEHSPNEVPGILSQLQALAGGTATPIVRPAWNDPVLIKRLLDIGAPAVLIPFVQTAQEAEQAVAACRYPPAGIRGITSVSRPSGYGRLPAYLKQADQETCVLVQIETSQALADLEAIANVEGVDGVFVGPADLSASLGHIGNPQHPEVQAAIRDAVRRLQAIGKPAGILAPREADARRYIEWGYGFVAVGSDLGLLVKGADDLAQSFRSSSSGSSLPEGR, from the coding sequence ATGGACCTTCAGCGCAACGCTTTCAAAACCGCTCTCAAGGCGGAGAAGCTGCAGATCGGGCTCTGGAGCAGCCTCTGCAGCAACATCGTGGCGGAGATCATCGCCCAGAGCGGATTCGACTGGATCCTTCTCGATATGGAGCATTCCCCGAACGAAGTTCCGGGGATCCTGAGCCAGCTTCAGGCACTCGCTGGCGGAACGGCGACACCCATCGTGCGTCCCGCCTGGAATGATCCCGTCCTCATCAAACGTCTCCTCGACATCGGGGCGCCCGCCGTTCTGATCCCCTTTGTTCAAACTGCTCAGGAAGCAGAACAAGCCGTCGCGGCCTGTCGCTATCCTCCGGCAGGCATCCGCGGCATCACGTCGGTGAGCCGCCCCAGCGGCTACGGACGGCTGCCGGCCTACCTCAAGCAGGCCGATCAAGAGACCTGCGTTCTTGTGCAGATCGAGACGTCTCAGGCTCTGGCAGACTTGGAGGCAATCGCCAATGTCGAGGGTGTCGACGGCGTGTTCGTCGGACCGGCGGATCTGTCCGCATCCTTGGGCCATATCGGAAACCCTCAGCACCCCGAGGTACAGGCTGCCATTCGAGATGCCGTTCGGCGGCTTCAGGCTATCGGGAAGCCCGCCGGCATTCTTGCCCCGCGAGAGGCGGATGCCCGGCGCTACATTGAATGGGGCTATGGGTTCGTTGCCGTCGGGTCCGATCTGGGACTTCTGGTCAAAGGCGCCGACGACTTGGCTCAGAGCTTCCGATCGAGTTCCTCGGGAAGCTCTCTGCCAGAAGGCCGATGA
- a CDS encoding gamma-glutamylcyclotransferase, which yields MEGSIGKNKHPLTREALQNGFVSEMIARSGSNLRVLGDEERRRSLEATLAAQPAPGDDVWLFGYGSLIWNPAFHYAERRPVLIRGWHRQFCLATPIGRGTPERPGLVLGLDRGGSCRGVAFRIPRSEAETELELVWRREMVTGAYVPRWVTLSGPDLPTGTAGIAFTINRAAPNYVRPVSEADTARVIATAHGALGSCRDYLFDTIHGLEGFEIHDQHLKRIARLVREYRD from the coding sequence ATGGAAGGATCGATCGGGAAGAACAAGCATCCCCTCACCCGGGAAGCTTTGCAGAACGGCTTCGTCAGCGAGATGATCGCGCGATCGGGGAGCAACCTTCGGGTGCTTGGCGACGAAGAGCGGCGGCGATCCCTGGAAGCGACGCTCGCTGCTCAACCCGCTCCGGGCGATGATGTCTGGCTGTTCGGCTATGGTTCCCTGATCTGGAACCCCGCCTTCCACTATGCCGAGCGTCGACCCGTCCTGATCCGGGGCTGGCATCGCCAGTTCTGTCTGGCCACCCCCATCGGGCGCGGAACGCCGGAGCGCCCCGGCCTGGTTCTGGGACTTGATCGAGGAGGCTCCTGCAGGGGTGTGGCATTTCGCATCCCGCGTTCCGAGGCGGAAACGGAACTCGAGCTGGTCTGGCGGCGCGAAATGGTGACGGGAGCGTATGTGCCGCGCTGGGTCACGCTGTCCGGCCCGGACCTGCCCACCGGCACCGCGGGCATCGCTTTCACCATCAACCGGGCAGCACCGAATTATGTGCGTCCCGTCTCGGAGGCCGACACGGCCCGGGTGATCGCCACCGCCCATGGGGCGCTCGGCTCATGCCGGGATTATCTCTTCGACACGATCCACGGTCTGGAGGGATTTGAGATCCACGACCAGCATCTCAAGAGGATTGCGCGGCTGGTGCGTGAATACCGGGACTGA
- a CDS encoding replication protein RepA has protein sequence MTAEDHLATIRDADLLEEVERARGHFMFKTIVEHIAHKQEQRDAQQAKQSAVEARRAAMSRDQRRRDAVREVIEAAPSSPENIQNIHSVLALCGLPYREPKGEREFFREYGRNTLSIMAGRLKNPKTGQMEVQGLPYGPKARLVLLHLCTEAVRQRSARIEVADSLSGFIKQMGFPVTGGERGTLRQFKEQLNRLAACTMQIGLWDGASRSSTLNVPPFRQLDIWLTGSSDQGLLWSNTVQFHADFYDNLIQHALPVDIRAARAFSGSARKLDMLFWLGYRLRTVQRPLKLSWDNLHQQFGSDNASIRSFKQAFKGDLAHIKEVFPRLRVSLDDGGMLLLPTDPSELLVQPRRPKAEKLSASAA, from the coding sequence ATGACCGCTGAAGACCATCTTGCCACGATCCGTGATGCCGATCTCCTGGAAGAGGTCGAGCGCGCGCGCGGCCATTTCATGTTCAAGACTATTGTCGAGCACATCGCCCATAAACAGGAACAGCGCGACGCCCAGCAGGCGAAGCAATCTGCCGTCGAGGCCCGGCGTGCGGCCATGAGCCGAGATCAAAGACGTCGCGATGCCGTGCGTGAAGTGATCGAAGCCGCACCGAGCTCCCCGGAAAACATCCAGAACATTCACAGCGTTCTGGCCCTGTGCGGGCTCCCGTATAGGGAACCAAAGGGTGAGCGCGAGTTCTTCCGCGAGTATGGTCGGAACACGCTCAGCATCATGGCTGGTCGCCTCAAGAACCCGAAGACGGGCCAGATGGAGGTTCAGGGGCTCCCCTATGGGCCAAAGGCTCGTCTCGTTCTGCTTCACCTCTGCACCGAGGCCGTTCGTCAGCGCAGCGCCCGGATCGAGGTTGCAGACAGTCTCTCCGGCTTCATCAAGCAGATGGGCTTCCCCGTGACGGGCGGCGAGCGCGGGACGCTCCGGCAGTTCAAAGAGCAGTTGAACCGGCTGGCAGCCTGTACGATGCAGATCGGTCTCTGGGACGGCGCATCGCGATCGAGCACGTTGAACGTCCCACCGTTCCGGCAGCTCGATATCTGGCTGACCGGCAGTTCCGATCAGGGTTTGCTCTGGTCGAACACCGTTCAGTTCCACGCCGACTTCTATGACAATCTCATTCAGCACGCGCTTCCGGTCGACATCCGGGCCGCGCGGGCGTTCTCCGGCTCAGCCCGGAAGCTCGACATGCTGTTCTGGCTCGGATATCGCCTGCGGACGGTGCAACGGCCGTTGAAGTTGAGCTGGGACAATCTTCATCAGCAATTCGGCTCCGACAACGCCAGCATCCGGAGCTTCAAGCAGGCCTTCAAGGGAGACTTGGCCCATATCAAGGAGGTGTTCCCGCGCCTGCGCGTGTCGCTCGACGACGGCGGGATGCTCCTGCTCCCGACGGACCCGAGCGAACTTCTGGTCCAACCCAGACGCCCCAAAGCAGAAAAGCTCAGTGCATCAGCCGCTTAA
- a CDS encoding aldo/keto reductase, with protein MDYVRLGRSGLEISRLCLGCMTYGVPGRGSHPWTLDEEQSRPFIKRALELGITFFDTANVYSDGTSEEIVGRALKDFARRDEVVIATKVHGRMRPGPNGAGLSRLAIMTEIDNSLRRLGTDYVDLYQIHRWDYSTPIEETLEALHDVVRAGKARYIGASSMYAWQFAKALYTADLNGWTRFVSMQNYYNLLYREEEREMLRLCQAEGIGVIPWSPLARGRLTRDWDESSARSETDEFGKSLYATTAEADRKVVERVAEISARRGVPRAQVALAWLLHKPVVTAPIIGATKPQHLDDAVAALSLELTPEEIAQLEEAYVPHALAGFV; from the coding sequence ATGGATTACGTGAGGCTCGGCCGCTCCGGCCTTGAGATTTCCCGCCTGTGTCTCGGCTGCATGACCTACGGGGTTCCCGGTCGCGGAAGCCATCCCTGGACTCTGGACGAGGAGCAGAGCCGGCCCTTCATCAAGCGTGCCCTTGAGCTCGGCATCACGTTCTTCGACACGGCCAATGTCTATTCCGACGGCACAAGCGAGGAAATTGTCGGCCGCGCGCTCAAGGATTTCGCGAGACGGGACGAGGTGGTGATCGCCACAAAGGTGCATGGGCGCATGCGCCCGGGGCCGAATGGAGCCGGGCTGTCCCGCCTTGCCATCATGACCGAGATCGACAACAGTCTGCGCCGGCTCGGCACCGATTATGTCGACCTCTACCAGATCCATCGCTGGGACTACTCGACACCCATCGAGGAAACGCTCGAGGCCTTGCACGATGTCGTCAGGGCCGGCAAGGCTCGCTACATCGGAGCCTCATCCATGTATGCCTGGCAGTTTGCCAAGGCGCTCTACACGGCGGACCTGAACGGCTGGACACGGTTCGTGTCGATGCAGAACTACTACAATCTCCTCTACCGTGAGGAAGAGAGGGAAATGCTGCGTCTGTGCCAGGCCGAGGGCATCGGCGTCATCCCCTGGAGTCCGCTCGCCCGCGGCCGCCTGACCCGTGACTGGGATGAGAGCAGCGCCCGTTCTGAGACGGATGAATTCGGCAAGTCGCTGTATGCCACGACCGCGGAGGCGGATCGCAAGGTGGTGGAGCGGGTGGCTGAGATCTCGGCCCGACGGGGCGTTCCGCGGGCGCAGGTCGCATTGGCTTGGCTGCTGCACAAGCCGGTCGTGACCGCACCGATCATCGGCGCCACGAAGCCGCAGCACCTGGACGATGCCGTAGCTGCTCTGTCCCTCGAATTGACACCGGAGGAGATTGCGCAACTGGAAGAGGCATATGTGCCGCACGCTCTCGCCGGGTTCGTTTAA
- a CDS encoding (R)-mandelonitrile lyase produces MDITRAGSQPSGKGPHEYFTGTVRIDPLFSPPDPARVAGALVTFEPGARTAWHTHPLGQTLIVMTGRGLVQREGGPVEEIRPGDVVWFPPGEKHWHGASPTTAMSHIAIQEKLDGSPVDWMEHVTDEQYGASAKA; encoded by the coding sequence ATGGACATCACGAGAGCCGGATCACAGCCATCCGGGAAGGGACCGCACGAATACTTCACCGGGACAGTGCGCATCGACCCCCTGTTCAGCCCGCCCGATCCGGCGCGGGTCGCCGGTGCCCTCGTGACCTTCGAGCCCGGCGCCCGCACCGCTTGGCACACCCATCCGCTCGGGCAGACCCTCATCGTCATGACGGGCCGCGGCCTCGTTCAGCGCGAGGGCGGTCCGGTCGAAGAGATCCGGCCCGGCGACGTGGTCTGGTTCCCTCCAGGCGAGAAGCACTGGCACGGCGCGTCTCCGACCACGGCCATGAGTCACATCGCCATCCAGGAGAAGCTCGACGGTTCACCCGTGGACTGGATGGAGCACGTCACCGACGAGCAGTACGGGGCGTCGGCCAAGGCGTAA
- a CDS encoding SDR family NAD(P)-dependent oxidoreductase: MALIFITGSTEGLGRAAAQALIGQGHRVVLHARSAQRASALVDLSPRAAGVVVGDLGSATETRSVAAQVNALGRMDAVIHNAGIYAVKDRSATPEGHAAILAVNTLAPYMLTALVERPQRLIYLSSGMHRGGTGPLHDIDWTERRWDATRAYSESKLYVAALALAVARHWPEVLSHAVDPGWVPTRMGGRGAPDDLEEGHRTQTWLATCNDPAAMVSGGYWYHRERQAPATEASDPVFQDALMTRLAALTGMTLF; encoded by the coding sequence ATGGCTTTGATCTTCATTACCGGCAGCACGGAAGGGCTGGGCCGCGCAGCCGCTCAGGCTCTGATCGGGCAGGGGCACCGGGTCGTTCTGCATGCACGATCCGCGCAGCGCGCCTCAGCGCTCGTGGATCTTTCACCGCGTGCGGCCGGCGTCGTGGTCGGTGACTTGGGCAGTGCAACAGAGACCCGCTCAGTCGCGGCTCAGGTCAATGCCCTCGGTCGCATGGATGCCGTGATCCACAATGCAGGCATCTATGCGGTGAAGGACCGGTCGGCGACCCCGGAGGGGCACGCGGCCATTCTCGCGGTCAACACGCTTGCCCCGTACATGCTGACGGCCCTGGTCGAACGCCCTCAACGGCTGATCTACCTGAGCAGCGGCATGCACCGGGGCGGCACCGGGCCGCTGCACGATATCGACTGGACCGAGCGCCGCTGGGATGCAACCCGCGCTTACTCGGAAAGCAAGCTCTACGTTGCAGCGCTCGCTCTTGCCGTCGCTCGGCACTGGCCGGAGGTCTTGAGCCATGCGGTCGATCCGGGCTGGGTCCCGACCCGAATGGGTGGTCGTGGAGCGCCGGACGATCTGGAGGAGGGCCATCGCACCCAGACTTGGCTCGCGACGTGCAACGATCCGGCCGCAATGGTCAGCGGTGGGTACTGGTACCACCGCGAGCGGCAGGCCCCGGCCACGGAAGCGTCCGATCCCGTGTTCCAGGACGCGCTCATGACCAGACTTGCTGCTCTGACCGGCATGACGCTGTTCTGA
- a CDS encoding flavin monoamine oxidase family protein produces MGIDWDVVIIGGGAAGIGAARRSADHGLSTLLLEASQRIGGRALTVNIAGHALDLGCGWLHSADRNPWVGIAEASGFAVDRRRSAWNQQYGDLGFSQAEQEAADEAYAAWHERLVSEPTPRDCAADALQPGGAWNAYLQAISGYISGASLERLSVADYLAYDRASTRYNWRVPAGYGTLVAAGLPATVALRVATPVEAIDLDVDGVSIVTRAGSITARSAILTVSTSVLAGGMIRLPASLDDWRHAAGSLPLGRNEKVFLEIVGNSPFEPETHVIGDPHDARTGSYYIRPFGRPVIEGFSGGEGARALAESGPAAGFVHAVDQLAALFGSEVRATLRPLAVSDWSRMEHVGGAYSYALPGCAGARDRLARPFDQRLFFAGEATERYDFSTAHGAYQSGLRAAEEVIAALGARAS; encoded by the coding sequence ATGGGCATCGACTGGGACGTCGTCATCATCGGAGGTGGCGCCGCAGGGATTGGGGCCGCGCGTCGTTCGGCGGATCATGGACTGTCCACGCTGTTGCTGGAAGCATCGCAGCGGATCGGTGGCCGTGCCCTAACGGTCAACATCGCCGGGCATGCGCTCGATCTCGGCTGCGGCTGGCTCCATTCAGCCGATCGCAATCCGTGGGTCGGCATCGCCGAAGCGTCCGGTTTCGCCGTGGACCGCAGGCGGTCGGCCTGGAACCAGCAATATGGCGACCTCGGCTTTTCCCAGGCGGAGCAGGAAGCCGCCGATGAGGCTTATGCCGCATGGCACGAGCGCTTGGTCAGCGAGCCCACGCCAAGGGACTGCGCGGCCGATGCGCTGCAGCCGGGCGGGGCATGGAACGCCTATCTTCAGGCGATCAGCGGCTATATCAGCGGAGCCAGCCTCGAACGTCTCTCGGTTGCCGATTATCTCGCCTACGACAGGGCTTCAACCAGGTATAACTGGCGGGTCCCGGCGGGATACGGCACCCTCGTCGCGGCAGGCCTGCCGGCTACCGTCGCGCTGCGCGTCGCCACTCCGGTTGAAGCCATCGATCTTGATGTCGACGGTGTGAGCATCGTGACACGCGCCGGTTCGATCACGGCGCGAAGCGCCATCCTCACCGTTTCGACCTCGGTGCTCGCCGGTGGGATGATCAGGCTGCCGGCCTCACTCGACGATTGGCGACATGCCGCCGGAAGCCTGCCGCTCGGCCGGAACGAGAAGGTGTTCCTGGAAATCGTGGGCAACAGTCCCTTCGAACCGGAGACCCATGTGATTGGTGATCCACACGACGCCCGCACGGGGTCCTACTATATCCGCCCGTTCGGTCGGCCTGTGATCGAGGGATTCTCCGGCGGGGAGGGTGCCCGTGCGTTGGCCGAGAGCGGCCCTGCGGCCGGCTTCGTCCATGCCGTCGATCAGCTTGCGGCGCTGTTCGGCTCGGAGGTCCGCGCCACGCTCCGTCCGCTGGCGGTGTCCGACTGGAGCCGCATGGAGCATGTGGGAGGCGCCTACAGCTATGCCCTGCCCGGGTGCGCCGGCGCGCGGGATCGGCTCGCCCGTCCCTTCGACCAACGGCTGTTCTTCGCCGGGGAGGCGACGGAGCGGTACGACTTCTCGACGGCCCACGGCGCTTACCAGAGTGGGCTGCGGGCTGCCGAGGAGGTCATCGCTGCGCTCGGTGCTCGCGCGTCCTAA
- a CDS encoding potassium channel family protein, which yields MLRQLLVGGAVSLGNIAIHAIVMAAVVATGRRVLKWKHSSGQTWLSVLMVAVVGVLLVAHVAEVITWSLAYAILDVAPPGADVLYFAFVNYTTLGYGDVLPGEHWRLLGPMAAMNGVLLFGWSTAVIFEVMRQGMRLRDQTTGA from the coding sequence ATGTTGCGACAACTCCTCGTGGGTGGCGCCGTCAGCCTGGGCAACATTGCCATCCATGCCATCGTGATGGCGGCAGTCGTGGCAACTGGCCGCCGGGTGCTGAAATGGAAGCACAGTTCGGGACAGACCTGGCTTTCCGTCCTCATGGTGGCGGTCGTCGGAGTGCTCCTGGTCGCTCATGTGGCCGAGGTCATCACTTGGTCGCTCGCTTATGCGATCCTGGATGTCGCTCCTCCCGGGGCCGACGTGCTGTACTTCGCGTTCGTGAACTACACGACGCTGGGCTACGGTGACGTCTTGCCCGGAGAGCACTGGCGCCTGCTCGGACCGATGGCGGCCATGAACGGCGTGCTCTTGTTCGGCTGGTCGACTGCGGTCATCTTCGAGGTGATGAGGCAGGGTATGCGGCTCCGCGACCAGACGACCGGGGCGTGA